In Candidatus Roizmanbacteria bacterium CG_4_9_14_0_2_um_filter_38_17, a genomic segment contains:
- a CDS encoding plasmid stabilization protein: MPNILPLTPKLKRKLVKHNLTQKYNKQISLLTVNPSHPSLNIELLKPKERGIYSFRIDLKFRVLFFFSPVKNAIQVIAITVHYR, translated from the coding sequence TCTTACGCCAAAACTAAAGAGAAAACTTGTCAAACATAATCTCACTCAAAAATATAACAAGCAAATTTCTTTGCTAACAGTGAATCCCAGTCATCCTAGCTTAAATATTGAATTGCTCAAACCTAAAGAAAGAGGTATTTATAGCTTTAGGATTGATCTAAAATTTAGAGTATTGTTCTTTTTTAGCCCTGTCAAAAATGCGATTCAAGTAATTGCAATAACTGTCCACTATCGCTAA